One segment of Acidimicrobiales bacterium DNA contains the following:
- the ric gene encoding iron-sulfur cluster repair di-iron protein, which yields MEEIGEDPTLAELVSTRRGAARVLERHGLDYCCGGAQHLRAACADEGVDADDVLEDLTALAPGPHPEWALLDPAALVDHIEATHHRYLHEEMPRLSALAAKVAGVHGGRHPELALVEATYDELRADLEPHLRREEQVLFPMIRWLHGAAERPAMGPAEPDGPISVMVADHDRAGVLLAQLRSLTQGYTVPEDGCASYRALLEGLADLEADTHLHVHKENNVLFPVVLGRGQTLDGDA from the coding sequence GTGGAAGAGATCGGTGAGGATCCGACGCTGGCCGAGCTCGTCAGCACACGGCGGGGGGCGGCCCGGGTCCTCGAGCGCCACGGGCTGGACTACTGCTGCGGGGGTGCGCAGCACCTTCGTGCCGCCTGTGCCGATGAGGGCGTCGACGCCGACGACGTGCTCGAGGACCTGACGGCGCTCGCCCCCGGGCCCCACCCCGAGTGGGCTCTGCTCGATCCCGCAGCCCTCGTCGACCACATCGAGGCGACCCACCATCGGTACCTCCACGAGGAGATGCCGCGTCTGTCGGCCCTCGCCGCGAAGGTGGCCGGGGTGCACGGCGGTCGCCATCCCGAGCTGGCTCTCGTGGAGGCCACCTACGACGAGCTCCGCGCCGACCTCGAACCGCATCTGCGCCGCGAGGAGCAAGTGCTGTTCCCGATGATTCGTTGGCTCCACGGTGCGGCGGAGCGGCCGGCGATGGGACCGGCCGAACCGGACGGGCCGATCTCGGTGATGGTGGCCGACCACGACCGCGCCGGGGTGCTGTTGGCCCAGCTCCGCTCGTTGACCCAGGGCTACACCGTCCCCGAGGACGGCTGCGCCAGCTACCGGGCGCTCCTGGAGGGGCTGGCCGACCTGGAGGCCGACACGCACCTCCACGTGCACAAGGAGAACAACGTGCTGTTCCCGGTGGTGCTCGGAAGGGGACAGACCCTCGACGGCGACGCCTGA
- a CDS encoding SPFH domain-containing protein has translation MSTAEITVAVVALILFVVALAVIFGMFVTVGQSTVAVVTQFGKYKRLMQPGLNLKIPLLEKVHQRIPVQNQAVELQFQATTIDQANVNFSTMVLYTVADASEETITRVAFKFLDQRNFMQALVRSIEGTIRSYVATKRQAEILGLRTEIVQHVKEEFDTQIAEWGYHLLDLQVNDMSFGAAITQSMERVVASNNERVAAENEGAALLIRETKKAEAEGAAIKISAAAEMEAARLRGQGVAAFRREVAQGMAEAAKAMEDAHLDPSFVLFAMWTEAIRHFAAEGEGNLITLDGSVDGMSTTIRQMMAAGHFIGVPVDGAGADPTPTRSASRSFDLPIVPPDPEG, from the coding sequence GTGAGCACCGCCGAGATCACCGTCGCCGTCGTGGCCCTCATCCTGTTCGTCGTCGCCCTGGCGGTGATCTTCGGGATGTTCGTCACGGTCGGGCAGAGCACGGTCGCCGTGGTCACCCAGTTCGGGAAGTACAAGCGCCTGATGCAGCCGGGCCTCAACCTGAAGATCCCGCTGCTCGAGAAGGTGCACCAGCGCATCCCGGTGCAGAACCAGGCCGTCGAGCTGCAGTTCCAGGCCACGACCATCGACCAGGCCAACGTCAACTTCTCGACGATGGTGCTCTACACGGTCGCCGACGCCAGCGAGGAGACCATCACCCGCGTGGCCTTCAAGTTCCTCGACCAGCGCAACTTCATGCAGGCCCTCGTGCGCTCGATCGAAGGAACCATCCGCAGCTACGTGGCCACGAAGCGCCAGGCCGAGATCCTGGGGCTGCGCACCGAGATCGTGCAGCACGTCAAGGAGGAGTTCGACACCCAGATCGCCGAGTGGGGCTACCACCTGCTCGACCTCCAGGTGAACGACATGAGCTTCGGCGCCGCCATCACCCAGTCGATGGAGCGGGTGGTGGCGTCGAACAACGAGCGCGTCGCCGCCGAGAACGAGGGCGCCGCACTGCTGATCCGCGAGACCAAGAAGGCCGAGGCCGAGGGCGCCGCGATCAAGATCTCGGCGGCCGCCGAGATGGAGGCGGCCCGCCTGCGAGGTCAGGGCGTGGCGGCGTTCCGTCGAGAGGTCGCCCAGGGCATGGCCGAGGCGGCCAAGGCCATGGAGGACGCCCACCTCGACCCCAGCTTCGTGCTCTTCGCGATGTGGACCGAGGCCATCCGCCACTTCGCCGCGGAGGGCGAGGGCAACCTCATCACCCTCGACGGATCGGTCGACGGCATGTCGACGACCATCCGCCAGATGATGGCCGCCGGGCACTTCATCGGGGTCCCCGTCGACGGGGCGGGCGCCGACCCGACGCCCACGCGGTCCGCCTCGCGCTCCTTCGACCTGCCCATCGTCCCGCCCGACCCGGAGGGCTGA
- a CDS encoding DHA2 family efflux MFS transporter permease subunit has protein sequence MDTDTIHRRRWWILVVLALSVFLVVVDNTIVNVALPTLNRELDASISELQWIVDAYALVFAGLLLLGGGLGDRFGRKGAMQVGLVLFGVTSVLGAVATSSTQLILARGAMGIGAALVFPATLAILTNVFTEPSERAKAIGAWSAVSGLAVAFGPITGGFLLEHFWWGSVFLVNVPIVIIALVAGAILLPTSRDPEAHRFDVLGTLLSIGAIGLLVFTVIEAPRWGWTSVATIGGFVGSALLLAAFIGWELRVEKPLINVRIFRIPRFSAAAASIAVAFFCLFGFIFMITQYFQFVLGYSTLSAGLHTLPFAIFAGVTAPIGARLALRFGARPVVGTGLLSLALGLVIASTLGVDSAYFGPVVISMAFLAIGLSLVTAPATEAVMGSLPREQAGAGAAVNDLTRELGGVLGVAVVGSVFASVYGPALVNGVAAFPVPAEALAAARESVAAALSVAAQAPQVAQVPIADAARSSFIDGMSAGSLTAAGFAVAGAIAAFAFLPRKPRAAEAPVGLAFEASEA, from the coding sequence GTGGACACTGACACCATTCATCGCCGCCGTTGGTGGATCCTCGTGGTCCTCGCCCTCAGCGTGTTCCTCGTCGTGGTCGACAACACCATCGTCAACGTGGCCCTTCCCACCCTCAACCGGGAGCTCGACGCCTCGATCTCCGAGCTCCAGTGGATCGTCGACGCGTACGCCCTGGTCTTCGCCGGGCTGCTGCTGCTCGGCGGCGGGCTCGGCGACCGCTTCGGGCGCAAGGGCGCCATGCAGGTCGGCCTCGTGCTCTTCGGCGTCACCTCGGTCCTCGGCGCGGTCGCCACCTCGTCGACCCAGCTCATCCTCGCCCGGGGGGCGATGGGCATCGGTGCCGCCCTCGTCTTCCCGGCGACGCTGGCCATCCTCACCAACGTCTTCACCGAACCGAGCGAGCGGGCCAAGGCCATCGGCGCCTGGTCGGCGGTGTCCGGCCTCGCCGTCGCCTTCGGGCCCATCACCGGTGGATTCCTCCTCGAGCACTTCTGGTGGGGCTCGGTCTTCCTCGTCAACGTCCCCATCGTGATCATCGCCCTCGTCGCCGGCGCCATCCTGCTGCCCACCTCCAGGGACCCGGAGGCGCACCGGTTCGACGTCCTCGGCACCCTGCTCTCGATCGGGGCCATCGGTCTGCTGGTCTTCACGGTGATCGAGGCGCCGCGTTGGGGCTGGACGTCGGTCGCCACCATCGGCGGTTTCGTGGGCTCCGCCCTGTTGCTCGCCGCCTTCATCGGCTGGGAGCTGCGCGTCGAGAAGCCCCTCATCAACGTGCGCATCTTCCGGATCCCCCGGTTCAGCGCCGCCGCCGCCTCGATCGCCGTGGCCTTCTTCTGCCTCTTCGGGTTCATCTTCATGATCACCCAGTACTTCCAGTTCGTCCTGGGCTACTCGACGCTGTCGGCGGGACTGCACACCCTCCCCTTCGCCATCTTCGCCGGGGTGACCGCCCCGATCGGCGCCCGGTTGGCACTGCGGTTCGGGGCCCGACCCGTGGTCGGAACCGGCCTGCTGAGCCTGGCGCTCGGGCTGGTCATCGCCAGCACCCTCGGCGTGGACAGCGCTTACTTCGGTCCGGTCGTGATCTCGATGGCGTTCCTCGCCATCGGTCTGTCGCTGGTCACCGCCCCGGCGACCGAGGCGGTGATGGGCTCCCTGCCCCGCGAGCAGGCCGGCGCCGGTGCGGCCGTCAACGATCTCACCCGCGAGCTCGGCGGCGTGCTCGGCGTCGCTGTCGTCGGCAGCGTGTTCGCCTCGGTCTACGGCCCCGCGCTGGTGAACGGCGTGGCCGCGTTCCCCGTCCCCGCCGAGGCGCTGGCCGCGGCCAGGGAGTCGGTGGCCGCGGCGTTGTCGGTCGCCGCCCAGGCTCCTCAGGTGGCCCAGGTGCCGATCGCCGATGCCGCCCGCTCGTCGTTCATCGACGGCATGAGCGCCGGGAGCCTCACCGCCGCCGGCTTCGCCGTGGCCGGTGCCATCGCCGCCTTCGCGTTCCTCCCCCGCAAGCCCCGCGCCGCGGAGGCCCCGGTCGGTCTGGCCTTCGAGGCCTCGGAGGCCTGA
- a CDS encoding TetR/AcrR family transcriptional regulator has protein sequence MTRPTPRSRRHRTPSADVEAALLASAIDLLETEGPDALTVRRIAAAAGVSPTGVYNHFAGKNGIVDAIFQRGFATLTEAMAVLAETHDPAEALLLGAHRYRALALEHPTTYAVMFLKSVPGFEPSEESHEAAIKSFDGLLACVTRGIDSGALRPGDPVDVATQWWSGMHGAIALELAGIGFVEDRDRLYEQLLATMLRGLATDSR, from the coding sequence GTGACCCGACCCACCCCGCGTTCAAGACGACACCGCACCCCGTCCGCCGACGTGGAGGCGGCGCTGCTCGCCAGCGCCATCGACCTGCTCGAGACCGAGGGACCCGACGCGCTCACCGTGCGGCGCATCGCCGCCGCCGCCGGCGTGTCGCCCACCGGCGTCTACAACCATTTCGCCGGCAAGAACGGCATCGTCGACGCCATCTTCCAACGGGGCTTCGCCACGCTCACCGAGGCCATGGCCGTGCTGGCCGAGACCCACGACCCCGCCGAGGCGCTCCTGCTCGGTGCCCACCGCTACCGGGCGCTGGCCCTCGAACACCCCACCACCTACGCGGTGATGTTCCTCAAGTCCGTCCCCGGCTTCGAGCCGTCGGAGGAGTCCCACGAGGCCGCCATCAAGTCCTTCGACGGCCTGCTGGCCTGCGTGACCCGTGGCATCGACAGCGGCGCCCTCCGACCCGGCGACCCGGTCGACGTCGCCACCCAGTGGTGGTCGGGCATGCACGGCGCCATCGCCCTCGAGCTGGCCGGCATCGGGTTCGTCGAGGACCGCGACCGGCTCTACGAACAGTTGCTGGCCACCATGCTCCGCGGCCTGGCCACCGACTCCCGCTGA
- a CDS encoding DHA2 family efflux MFS transporter permease subunit — MDTEVIHRRRWLILVVLATSVFLVVVDNTIVNVALPTLNRELDASISQLQWIVDAYALVFAGLLLLGGGLGDRFGRKGAMQIGLVVFGLTSVLGALSTTTTQLILARGAMGVGAALVFPATLAILTNVFTDPTERAKAIGVWSAVSGLAVAFGPIAGGFLLEHFWWGSVFLVNVPIVVVALGFGAVVLPTSRDPDVGRFDVVGTVASIAAIGLLVLTVIEAPRWGWTAPATIAGFVGSALLLAAFVWWELRVDKPLINVRIFRIPRFSAAAGSIAVAFFCLFGFIFIITQYFQFVLGYSTLEAGVHTLPFAVFAGITAPIAARLALRHGPRRVVATGLSSLAVGLVLASTVEVDSAYWGPIIVSMAFLAIGLSLVTAPATEAVMSSLPKEQAGAGAAVNDLTREVGGVLGVAVVGSVFASVFGPALGRGVAAFPIPADVLDVAKESVAAALAVAAQAPEVARTPIADAARASFMDGMAAGSLTAAGFAVLGAVAALVFLPDRERVAEAPVGLAIEGREA; from the coding sequence ATGGACACCGAGGTCATCCACCGGCGGCGCTGGCTGATCCTCGTGGTGCTGGCGACGAGCGTGTTCCTGGTGGTGGTGGACAACACGATCGTGAACGTGGCCCTCCCGACGCTCAACCGTGAGCTGGACGCGTCGATCTCGCAGCTGCAGTGGATCGTCGACGCCTACGCCCTCGTGTTCGCCGGTCTCCTGCTGCTCGGCGGCGGACTCGGAGACCGGTTCGGCAGGAAGGGGGCGATGCAGATCGGCCTGGTCGTCTTCGGACTGACGTCGGTGCTCGGCGCACTGTCGACCACGACCACCCAGCTGATCCTGGCCCGGGGCGCGATGGGCGTCGGGGCGGCGCTGGTGTTCCCGGCCACGCTGGCGATCCTGACCAACGTGTTCACCGACCCGACCGAGCGGGCCAAGGCCATCGGCGTGTGGTCGGCGGTGTCGGGTCTGGCGGTGGCGTTCGGCCCGATCGCCGGCGGCTTCCTGCTCGAGCACTTCTGGTGGGGCTCGGTGTTCCTGGTCAACGTCCCGATCGTCGTGGTCGCCCTGGGCTTCGGGGCCGTCGTGCTGCCCACGTCCCGCGACCCGGACGTGGGTCGGTTCGACGTCGTGGGCACCGTCGCGTCGATCGCCGCCATCGGGCTCTTGGTGCTCACCGTGATCGAGGCGCCCCGCTGGGGGTGGACCGCGCCCGCCACGATCGCCGGGTTCGTGGGCTCCGCCCTCCTGCTGGCCGCGTTCGTCTGGTGGGAGCTGCGGGTCGACAAGCCGCTCATCAACGTCCGGATCTTCCGGATCCCCCGCTTCAGCGCCGCCGCCGGTTCGATCGCGGTGGCGTTCTTCTGCCTGTTCGGATTCATCTTCATCATCACCCAGTACTTCCAGTTCGTCCTCGGCTACTCGACGCTCGAGGCCGGGGTGCACACGCTCCCCTTCGCGGTCTTCGCAGGCATCACCGCGCCGATCGCCGCCCGGCTCGCGCTACGGCACGGGCCGCGCCGAGTGGTGGCCACGGGGTTGTCGAGCCTCGCGGTGGGGCTCGTGCTGGCCAGCACCGTCGAGGTCGACAGTGCGTACTGGGGACCGATCATCGTCTCGATGGCCTTCCTGGCGATCGGGCTGTCGCTGGTCACCGCCCCGGCCACCGAGGCGGTGATGAGCTCGCTCCCCAAGGAGCAGGCGGGGGCCGGCGCGGCGGTGAACGACCTGACCCGGGAGGTGGGCGGCGTGCTCGGGGTGGCCGTGGTCGGCAGCGTCTTCGCCTCGGTGTTCGGCCCGGCGCTCGGACGGGGCGTGGCCGCCTTCCCCATCCCGGCGGACGTGCTCGACGTGGCCAAGGAGTCGGTGGCGGCCGCGCTGGCCGTGGCCGCCCAGGCGCCCGAGGTCGCCCGCACCCCGATCGCCGACGCCGCCCGGGCCTCGTTCATGGACGGCATGGCCGCCGGCTCGCTCACCGCGGCGGGCTTCGCGGTGCTCGGGGCGGTGGCCGCGCTGGTGTTCCTGCCCGACCGGGAGCGCGTCGCCGAGGCACCGGTCGGGCTGGCCATCGAGGGCCGCGAGGCCTGA
- a CDS encoding glycosyltransferase family 2 protein, giving the protein MNRRAAGAVPVAGWVAGWAAGWWLGWRLPALGADGRVIPLRPVAARPSVAVIVPARDEGATIGALLASVAAQLPAAHEVVVVDDGSTDDTAAVAAAHGARVVPAGDLPEGWAGKPWACQVGVAATTAPILVLLDADVTLGPGALAELVAEHRTHGGLVSVLPEHRPESGYEQWSAPCNLVSVMGSGAATPGRAGGSDAAFGPCLVTGRAELGAVGGFASVAADVVEDIALARAYRAGGMAVTARAGGDLVGFRMYPSGPAQLVEGWTKNMAAGSAAVPWWRSVLVALWVTAGLGGPLSALRRRDRRGVLVAVAAWAAFAVQFRALTRRVGRFRWWVAPAHPALLAGFVGLFARSSWARWWRRSVTWRGRQVPVGARPSPSGRGFRTAARTAILVMRARL; this is encoded by the coding sequence GTGAACCGACGGGCGGCGGGAGCGGTCCCGGTCGCCGGTTGGGTCGCGGGGTGGGCGGCCGGGTGGTGGCTCGGTTGGCGCCTGCCCGCGCTCGGGGCCGACGGCCGGGTGATCCCGCTGCGCCCGGTCGCGGCGCGGCCGTCGGTGGCCGTGATCGTCCCCGCACGCGACGAGGGCGCCACCATCGGCGCGCTGCTGGCGTCGGTGGCCGCGCAGCTCCCCGCCGCGCACGAGGTCGTCGTCGTCGACGACGGCTCGACCGACGACACCGCCGCCGTCGCCGCCGCCCACGGCGCCCGTGTGGTACCGGCGGGGGACCTGCCCGAGGGCTGGGCAGGCAAACCGTGGGCGTGCCAGGTCGGCGTGGCGGCCACCACCGCACCGATCCTGGTCCTCCTCGATGCTGACGTCACCCTGGGTCCCGGGGCGCTCGCCGAGTTGGTGGCCGAGCACCGCACCCACGGCGGCCTGGTGTCGGTATTGCCCGAACACCGGCCGGAGTCGGGCTACGAGCAGTGGTCGGCGCCCTGCAACCTGGTGTCCGTGATGGGGTCGGGTGCCGCCACGCCGGGCCGCGCCGGAGGATCGGACGCGGCGTTCGGACCGTGCCTCGTCACCGGTCGGGCCGAGCTCGGCGCGGTGGGGGGCTTCGCCTCGGTGGCCGCCGACGTCGTCGAGGACATCGCGCTCGCCCGTGCCTACCGGGCCGGGGGGATGGCCGTCACCGCCCGGGCGGGGGGCGACCTCGTGGGCTTCCGGATGTATCCGTCGGGCCCGGCGCAGCTCGTCGAGGGCTGGACGAAGAACATGGCGGCCGGGTCGGCCGCCGTGCCGTGGTGGCGTTCGGTCCTCGTGGCGCTGTGGGTGACCGCCGGCCTCGGCGGTCCGCTGTCGGCGCTGCGCCGGCGTGACCGCCGGGGTGTGCTGGTCGCCGTCGCCGCGTGGGCGGCCTTCGCGGTGCAGTTCCGGGCGCTCACCCGGCGCGTCGGTCGGTTCCGCTGGTGGGTGGCCCCCGCCCACCCCGCCCTGCTCGCCGGCTTCGTCGGGCTGTTCGCCCGCTCCTCGTGGGCCCGGTGGTGGCGTCGCTCGGTGACCTGGCGGGGGCGTCAGGTGCCCGTCGGCGCCCGGCCGTCCCCCTCGGGTCGGGGGTTCCGGACGGCAGCGCGGACCGCGATCCTGGTGATGCGCGCCCGGTTGTAG
- a CDS encoding sterol desaturase family protein, which produces MRSALRHGLEAAAAFVVMEPVAYAAHRWVMHGPGLAWHESHHEPRVGLFERNDLYPVAFAAGTVTAMAIGARYPKLRSLLAVGAGVTAYGATYAFVHDGVVHRRVPGGAFVARRSALARRLSRAHRRHHVASGEPFGMLVPLGEAWRESAPTADATAARRSA; this is translated from the coding sequence GTGAGGTCGGCGCTTCGCCATGGCCTCGAGGCGGCCGCCGCCTTCGTGGTCATGGAGCCGGTGGCGTACGCCGCGCACCGCTGGGTGATGCACGGGCCGGGCCTGGCCTGGCACGAGAGCCACCACGAGCCCCGCGTCGGGCTGTTCGAGCGCAACGACCTCTACCCGGTCGCCTTCGCCGCCGGCACGGTGACGGCCATGGCGATCGGGGCCCGCTACCCGAAGCTGCGCAGCCTCCTCGCCGTCGGGGCCGGGGTCACCGCCTACGGCGCCACCTACGCGTTCGTCCACGACGGCGTGGTGCACCGGCGTGTCCCCGGTGGGGCGTTCGTGGCCCGCCGCTCGGCACTGGCCCGTCGGCTGTCGAGGGCGCACCGTCGTCACCACGTCGCCAGCGGCGAGCCCTTCGGCATGCTCGTCCCCCTGGGTGAGGCCTGGCGGGAGAGCGCTCCGACCGCCGACGCCACCGCGGCCCGCCGCTCGGCGTGA
- a CDS encoding lycopene cyclase domain-containing protein, protein MGEYTLFALASVVVVVLYERLWLRSGIFSDSRFWIAMGICYAFMVLVNGWFTKLSAPIVLYNPDEHLGPRFPWDIPVEDYVFGFSLLTAVLARWKALGRPDGARTDDEVSA, encoded by the coding sequence ATGGGGGAGTACACGCTCTTCGCCCTGGCGTCGGTGGTGGTCGTCGTGCTCTACGAGCGCCTCTGGCTCCGCAGCGGGATCTTCTCGGACTCCCGCTTCTGGATCGCGATGGGGATCTGCTACGCCTTCATGGTGCTGGTCAACGGTTGGTTCACCAAGCTGTCGGCGCCGATCGTGCTCTACAACCCCGATGAACACCTGGGCCCCCGCTTCCCGTGGGACATCCCGGTGGAGGACTACGTGTTCGGATTCTCCCTGCTCACCGCGGTGCTGGCCCGCTGGAAGGCCCTCGGGCGCCCTGACGGCGCACGCACGGACGACGAGGTGTCGGCGTGA
- a CDS encoding lycopene cyclase domain-containing protein, whose protein sequence is MDKGQYLFVMAACLVVTLPLEWVFSARVYRRPVRTLRALGPVVVVFYVWDAVAIARDHWFFNDQYVTGVVLPFGVPLDELVFFVVVPLCALLSYESVRNMLDGRVPWLAARAAAGRRTQDA, encoded by the coding sequence GTGGACAAGGGACAGTACCTGTTCGTCATGGCCGCCTGTCTGGTCGTGACCCTGCCGCTCGAATGGGTCTTCTCGGCTCGCGTGTACCGCCGTCCAGTCCGCACCCTGCGGGCGCTCGGGCCGGTGGTGGTGGTCTTCTACGTGTGGGACGCGGTGGCCATCGCCCGGGACCACTGGTTCTTCAACGATCAGTACGTCACCGGTGTCGTCCTGCCCTTCGGCGTGCCCCTCGACGAGCTCGTCTTCTTCGTGGTCGTGCCCCTGTGCGCGCTGTTGTCCTACGAGAGCGTCCGCAACATGCTCGACGGCCGGGTGCCGTGGCTGGCTGCTCGGGCCGCGGCCGGGCGACGGACCCAGGACGCCTGA
- the crtI gene encoding phytoene desaturase family protein, giving the protein MRVVVVGAGLGGLAAACHLRGAGHDVLVLERRPGPGGRAHDLSIDGYRFDAGPTVFTMPELVDDCFHALGVDPAAYLTTRPVDPLYRTTFADGSVLHVRRGREAMAAEIAEVCGPAEAAAFHRFADWLGELYEVEMPNFIGRNFDTPLQLAKPLGPALRLLRMGGFRKLSSKVADHFNDERLHKVFGFQALYAGLAPYEALAVYCIITYMDSIAGVYHPEGGMQAIPTSLAAALVDHGVEFRYDTPIDRIMLAEGTSGRVTGVRTEDGEIVGADAVVCNPDLPVAYRTLLPGTPMPRQARRGAYSPSCILWHVGLRGTPGPEAAHHNIHFGDDWRGAFDALLGQGVRMPDPSLLVSVPTVDEPSMAPEGGSVLYVLEPCPNLDGRVDWTTERDRARDDLYERIAALGYPTDIAVERLLDPLDWERDGMERGTPFALAHTFFQSGPFRPNNITRHAPGLVFTGSGTVPGVGVPMVLVSGRLAAERVAALA; this is encoded by the coding sequence ATGCGCGTCGTCGTCGTGGGGGCCGGTCTCGGCGGCCTGGCCGCGGCGTGCCACCTGCGCGGCGCCGGGCACGACGTGTTGGTGCTCGAACGGCGGCCCGGCCCCGGCGGGCGCGCCCACGATCTGTCGATCGACGGCTACCGGTTCGACGCCGGTCCCACCGTGTTCACGATGCCCGAGCTGGTCGACGACTGCTTCCACGCCCTCGGGGTCGACCCTGCCGCCTACCTCACCACGCGGCCCGTCGACCCGCTGTACCGCACCACGTTCGCCGACGGGAGCGTGCTGCACGTCCGCCGGGGGCGTGAGGCGATGGCCGCGGAGATCGCCGAGGTCTGCGGTCCGGCCGAGGCCGCCGCCTTCCACCGCTTCGCCGACTGGCTCGGCGAGCTCTACGAGGTGGAGATGCCCAACTTCATCGGGCGCAACTTCGACACGCCGCTGCAGCTGGCCAAGCCGCTCGGACCGGCGTTGCGCCTCCTGCGGATGGGGGGCTTCCGCAAGCTGTCCTCCAAGGTCGCCGACCACTTCAACGACGAACGGCTCCACAAGGTCTTCGGCTTCCAGGCCCTCTACGCGGGTCTGGCCCCCTACGAGGCGCTGGCCGTCTACTGCATCATCACCTACATGGACTCGATCGCCGGGGTGTACCACCCGGAGGGGGGCATGCAGGCCATCCCCACCTCGCTGGCGGCCGCCCTCGTCGACCACGGGGTCGAGTTCCGCTACGACACCCCGATCGACCGGATCATGCTCGCCGAGGGCACCTCGGGGCGGGTGACCGGGGTGCGCACCGAGGACGGCGAGATCGTGGGCGCCGACGCGGTGGTGTGCAACCCCGACCTGCCGGTGGCCTACCGCACCCTGCTCCCCGGCACGCCGATGCCCCGCCAGGCCCGTCGGGGTGCCTATTCACCCTCCTGCATACTCTGGCACGTCGGTCTGCGCGGCACCCCGGGGCCCGAGGCGGCCCACCACAACATCCACTTCGGGGACGACTGGCGGGGCGCCTTCGACGCCCTCCTCGGCCAGGGCGTGAGGATGCCCGACCCGTCGCTCCTGGTGAGCGTGCCCACCGTCGACGAGCCGAGCATGGCCCCCGAGGGCGGCAGCGTGCTGTACGTCCTCGAACCGTGCCCGAACCTCGACGGCCGCGTCGACTGGACCACCGAGCGGGACCGGGCCCGAGACGACCTCTACGAACGGATCGCCGCCCTCGGCTACCCGACCGACATCGCCGTGGAGCGCCTGCTCGACCCGCTCGACTGGGAGCGCGACGGCATGGAGCGCGGCACGCCCTTCGCCCTCGCCCACACGTTCTTCCAGAGCGGGCCGTTCCGACCGAACAACATCACCCGCCACGCCCCGGGCCTCGTGTTCACCGGGTCCGGTACGGTGCCCGGCGTGGGGGTGCCGATGGTGCTGGTGAGCGGGCGACTGGCGGCCGAACGGGTCGCGGCCCTGGCGTGA
- a CDS encoding phytoene/squalene synthase family protein, translating to MSAASGPITLEQSYEECRRLNRAYGTTYYWATYALPRVKRHHVHALYGFCRFADEIVDDPGFGTVAQREAALTGFSDRFFADLAEGRSDDLVLKAVIHTIKAFDLDVDLFVRFLRSMAMDLTVETYETWADLEVYVDGSAAVIGEMMMPILEPPDLDRARAGARALGIAFQLTNFLRDVGEDLDRGRVYLPQEDLRRFGADPHRRRVDEEWVHLMRFEIERCHQLYADADLGIADLPASSARGIWAARRLYGGILGRIEDNGYDVFTTRARVPAWEKARVVALSAAGRPPRPARPRS from the coding sequence GTGAGCGCGGCGTCCGGGCCGATCACGCTCGAGCAGTCCTACGAGGAGTGCCGACGGCTGAACCGGGCCTACGGCACCACGTACTACTGGGCGACCTACGCGCTGCCCCGCGTCAAGCGACACCACGTCCACGCCCTGTACGGGTTCTGTCGCTTCGCCGACGAGATCGTCGACGACCCGGGGTTCGGCACCGTCGCGCAGCGGGAGGCGGCGCTGACCGGGTTCTCCGACCGCTTCTTCGCCGACCTCGCCGAGGGTCGTTCCGACGACCTGGTCCTGAAGGCCGTGATCCACACCATCAAGGCCTTCGACCTCGACGTCGACCTCTTCGTCCGCTTCCTGCGGTCGATGGCGATGGACCTCACCGTCGAGACCTACGAGACCTGGGCCGACCTCGAGGTCTACGTCGACGGCTCGGCGGCCGTGATCGGCGAGATGATGATGCCCATCCTCGAACCGCCCGACCTCGACCGGGCCCGGGCCGGGGCGCGGGCCCTCGGCATCGCCTTCCAGCTCACCAACTTCCTCCGCGACGTCGGCGAGGACCTCGACCGGGGGCGGGTCTACCTGCCCCAGGAAGACTTGCGGCGCTTCGGCGCCGACCCCCACCGCCGTCGCGTCGACGAGGAGTGGGTCCACCTCATGCGCTTCGAGATCGAGCGCTGCCACCAGCTCTACGCCGACGCCGACCTCGGCATCGCCGACCTGCCGGCGTCGTCGGCTCGGGGCATCTGGGCCGCCCGGCGCCTCTACGGGGGGATCCTCGGCCGGATCGAGGACAACGGTTACGACGTGTTCACCACGCGGGCACGGGTCCCGGCCTGGGAGAAGGCCCGGGTGGTGGCCCTCTCCGCCGCCGGCCGGCCGCCGCGGCCGGCACGACCGCGGTCCTGA